The Hymenobacter oligotrophus genome segment AGATCGGAATCGTCGAGGCCTTTTTCGTTGCGCGGAATCAGACATACCTCCTGCCCTAGGTGCCGGGAGCCCTCGAGCAAGGCTTGGTTCTGGCCGTTGTGGCGCACGTAGTCGGTGTTCACGCTCAGGGCCGCTGCCACCGCTTCGAGGCTTTGCCGGAACGATGCCTGGGTAAAGTGTGGGGCCTGATGTTCGCGCGCCCACTCATCCAAAATGTAGTCGGGAGTGCGGAAGGAGCCGGCCCAGTTGACGGTGGTGCCGCCACCCAGGCACGAGCCGGCCAGCAGCGTTACGCCCCCATCGGTGGTGCTGAGGGTGCCGCGTGCATCGTAGAGGTGGCCAATCATGTCGGCTTCGCGCTGCGTAAAGTCGCAGCCGTGGCAGTACGGGCCTTTGTCGAGCACCAGCACATCGTGGCCAGCGGCGGCCAGCTCGCCGGCCACCACGCCGCCGCCGGCGCCGCTGCCAATCACCAGCACCTCGCAGGAGTAGGTAACCTCCGCCGCGTCGGGGTGCAGGGTTTGCAGCGGCCTAGGGGTATCTACCAGCCCATCGGAAAAAGCCAGCGGGCCGGGGTAGCCCAGCTCCTGCCAGTTGAAATTGGGCGCCTCGGGCGCCGAGCCGCCGTAGTACAGAAACATTACCAGCTTGCGCAAGGCCTGAAACCCTTGCCGCAGCGGCGGCAGGCTGCTTTGGCTCCAGCGCTGCAACAGCTTTTCGCGCTGGGCGGCATCAAGGGCCACAAAGGGCTTCAGCGGCCCGCCCCAGCTCAGTCCCAGCAAGCGACTAGCTAGCAAATCGAGCAACTGCCCAAACTGCTGCTGCGCGGCTTGCGGCTGGGCCTCAATGGCGGCTTGCAGCAGCTCAAGGCGCACGCCTTCGGCGCCGTGGTGCTGCCAAAACGAGGCGTGCTTGGCGTGGCCCGGCAAGCTCGGAATAAAGGCATCGGCCAGCGCGGCCAGGGTGCGGCGTTGCTCAGCAGAGAAATCCATGCAAAAGGTAATTAAGCAGGCAAAACAGGCTCACGTTTCGTCCCGGCAATAAGCAGCGGCAATATGCGCGTGGCTTACTGCTAAATACGAAATTTCCAGCAGAAGCTCGGCATGCCGAGCTTTTTAAAAGTACTCAACTCAGCGGCTGTATGGCCAGGCTTAAATTGTTGAGCTTGTGCTTGCAGCCAAGGCAGGACCAACTCTACCTTTGATGCGACCTAATCCGAGCGGGCAAAACTGATATTATACGCTCCTATTTCGACTAGGTTTTGGTGCTGATGCTTGCCTACTGGCAACCAGCGTATTGCCCCGCTACTTCACCTGCCTATCGGCTACACCTTTTACTGCAACCCGTGAATTTGCTTGCCCCTCGCCTGCTCGGCGGTGCGCTGCTGCTATTGCTCCCCGAGCTGGCAGCGGCTCAGTCGTCGTTTAACCTTTCGCGTTCCAACTACAGCGGCCTAGGCGGCGCTGCCTGGAACCCCGCCACCCTAGCCGACAACCGCTACAAGTTTCAGCTGAAGCTGATTGGGGTGGATGTGCACGCCACCAACACGGCCTACCGCTACAGCGGCGACTGGCACCTGCTCAGCCGCGACGTACCCATGGAGTTCAACAACAACACCCTGGAGCCTCGCCCCACCGACAAGCCCAAGCTGTTTAGCGTGGGCATGAACCTGCGCGGCCCGGGCCTGATGGTGCGTCTGAACGAGCGCAACTCGGTGGCCATCAGCAGCCGGGTACGAGTGGCATTTCAGGGCAACCGTGTATCGCCGGTGCTGCTGCAAAATGCCGTTGACGAGTTCAAGACCAAAGCGCGCTTCGACAACAATACCTTCAACCTCAACCTAAACGCTTTTGCTGAGTGGAACGCCTCGTATGCCCGCGTGGTGTTCGACGAAGGACCTCACTTCCTGAAGGCAGGCCTTACGGCCAAGCGCCTGCTGGGGGTAGCGTCGGCCTACCTGCAAAGCCGCGACCTCGACTACGAGGTAGTAACCCGCACGGCCGCTACCGGCGACTCAACCCTGCGCGTGCACAACCTCGACGGTGCTTTTGGCTACTCCAATGCCGATGCGTTTGAGGACTTTGAAGCCGGTGACGCACAGCGCTGGCTGGCGCCCAGCAATGCCCCCGGCAGCGGCTGGGGCGCCGACCTGGGCGTGGTGTACGAGTACCGACCCGACGACCCCGCTCAGTACCGCTACGTTGATAAGAAAGGCGTGACGCGCACCGATCATTCGCGCAGCAAGTACCTGTACCGGGTGTCGGTGGCCATTACCGACCTAGGCTCCATCAACTACAAGGATGCCGTGGCTTACAACAACATCAAGGCCAAGAACCTAGGCGTGAGCGAAAGCGACATCGAAGGCATTGATGCGGATAACTTCGATCAGCGGTTTGAGCGCGTGCTGCAAACCGGCCGGTACCAGAAGGAAACGCGCTTTGGCGCCGCGTTGCCCACTGCCCTGAACATTGATGTGGACTACCGCCTGGTGCCGCGCGTGTACCTGAACGCGGCCATCAGCCAAGGCTTGCGCAGCACCTACGCCGCCGGCATGCGCCACTTCTCGTTTGCCTCGGTAGCGCCACGCCTCGAGATGAAGTGGCTGGAAGTATCTACCCCGGTGTCGCTCATCAACAACTACCAAACGCTTACCTACGGCCTCAACTTACGCCTAGGTCCGCTGAGTGTGGGCTCGAACGACCTGGCCGGGCTGCTCAGCGCCAAGCCCTACGGCACCAACGCGTACGTGGAGCTGTCGTTGCTTTCGCTCACCAATAAGCGCCCCAAAAACAAGAAGCCGAAAGCCGGTAAACCCGTGCCTTCGGCCGCGCCGGCCCAAATTTAGCTACCTGCTTAGGTGCCAACACGGCGCCCCGCTGCTACCCACCTAGGGTTTGCGGCGGGGCGCCGTTGCTATGCGGCGCTACAAGAACTTTAGCAGCCAGCCCACCATTTTGTGCACGCGCTCGGTGTAGGGCGGGTAAAACATTTTGATGCCGGTTTTGCCCACACGCTGCTGCAGCACGGCTTTTTCGTTGGAGAAAGCCACGAAGCCGTAGTGGCCGTGGGCGCGCCCAATGCCGCTGTTGCCGAAGCCGCCGAACGGCAGCTCGGGGTGGCCTAGGTGCACAATCGTGTCGTTGACGCAGGCACCGCCGGCGGGCACGTGGCCGAGCAAGTAGCGCTGGTTTTCGGCGTTGCGCGTAAACACGTACATGGCCAGGGGGTGCGGCCGGGCGTTGATGAAGTCGACAGCCTCCATAAGGTTGCCGAAGGTTTGCACGGGCAGCAGCGGGCCAAAGATTTCCTCTTGCATCACGGCGCTGTCGGAAGGGGCATTTAGCAGCACAGTGGGCTCGATAAAGCACTGTGCGTGGTCGACGCTGCCGCCCACGGCAATGGTGGCGCCGCGCTGCTGGGCATCTTCGAGCAGGCGGGCCAAACGCCGGAAGTGGTTGCCGTTGACGATGCGCGCAAACGAATCGGACTGCGCCACGCCCCGGCCCTGGGCATCGTAGAAACGGTTGAGCACCTGCCGAATTTCTTCTATCAGCTGATCTTTCACGCGCTCGTGCACCAGCAGGTAATCGGGCGCCACGCAGGTTTGGCCCGCGTTGATGCACTTGCCCCACACCAGCTTTTCGGCGGCATCGCGCAGGTCGGCGGTGTCGTCGATAACGGCCGGCGACTTGCCGCCCAGCTCCAGGGTTACGCTGGCGAGGTGCTCGGCGGCCGCGCGCATTACAATTTTGCCCACCTGTGGGCTACCCGTGAAGAAGATATGATCGAAAGGCAGCTGCAGCAGCGCCGTAGCCACGTCTTTGTCGCCCTCTACCACACTTACCTCAGCGGGGTCGAACACCTCCGTTACCAAGCGCGCAATGAGCGCTGCCACACCCGGCGTAATTTCCGAAGGCTTAACAATGCAGCAGTTGCCCGCCGCCAGCGCCGACACCAGCGGCCCGATGGCCAGGTAAAAGGGGTAGTTCCAGGGCGCCATTACCAGGCACACGCCCTTGGGCTCGTACTGCACCCACGAGTTGGTGCCCAGCAGGGCCAGCGGCGTACCTACGCGCCGGGGGCGCATCCACTGCCGCAGGTGCTTGATGGCATGGCGAATTTCGGCCTGGGTAGCGTAAATCTCGGTTACGTCGGTTTCGGTGGCGGGCTTGCGGAAGTCGCTGTACAAGGCCGCACGGATGTCGTCGCGGTGTTGCGTAATCCAGTCGTGCAGGCGCTGCAAACGCCGGATGCGCTCGGCGGCCGATTCGCGCCTCAGGGCTTCGCTACGGCCTTTTTGCAAGCTAAACAAGCGCTGCAAGGCAGCGGCATCGGGCGCAATAGTGGCCCGGGCGGGCGCTACGGAAACGGGCATAACAGATGGGCCAGCAATGAGGTGTGGCTAAGATAACGTGCGCTTGGCCCTGCGGAGTTACGCCCGTTGCTTTATCCAACAGGCCGCGGCTGGCGTATTCACCCTTCGCGACGCGTATCTTGGGTTAGCAACCCGCCTTTCCTCGCTATGTTATGGATACTACCCTGTTGCTGCAAGGCCAAATGGTAACGCTGCGGCCGCTCACGCCCGCCGACAAAGAGCTGTTTTACCAATGGGCTGTGCGCTCCGATGCCACGCCGTACATCTTCGGCCCCGACCAAGGCGCGCAGGTACCCTCCTGGGAGGAGCTCTTTGGCGACTACCTGCCGCATTATTTCGATAGCTCGGCGCCTAACCTAGGGCAGTCGTTCGGCATCGAAGTGAACGGGCAACCCATTGGCCAGATCAACTACGACGAAATCGACCCGCTCGACAACTCCACCGAGCTCGACATCTGGATTGCCTCCAACACCGATACCGGCCGCGGCTACGGCACCGACGCCCTCAATACCTTGGTCGAATACCTGTTCGAGCAATTGGGCGTGGAGGTATGCACCATTGTACCGGCGGCCTCCAACACGCGCGCCATCCGCACCTACGAAAAAGCCGGGTTTACGCTCGCCCGCGAGGTGGTGCACAACCAAGTGCGCTGGCTGCACATGGAGCGCCGGTGCACTACCTAGGGCTGCTTGCCAAAGCGGTTAGCTACGGCACCGGCATTGCTAAAGTTTTAAACAAAGTTATCCACACAGTGTGCATTAGTTACTTAACATATTGCACCACAATAAGTTATTGACACACACCTTTATTAAACCACCAGTTCAAAAGGCTTATTCACACTCGGGGTTAGGCTTTGTTATCGGTATCGCCGAAGCTGCTTGCCTCTGGTATTGAAACACCAAAGCACCCAGGGCAACGCCCCTTTACATAAGCAACCAAGCCGCCGCAACCTGGGCAGGCTGGGGCGGCTTGGGTGTGCCGGCGGCGGTTGCTGGCCCTAGGTGTTCAGGATTTCGCCGCCGTTGGGGTGCAGGGCTTGGCCCGTAATGTACGAGGCGTCGTCGGAGGCCAAAAACACGTAGCACGGGCCCACCTCGGAAGGCTGACCGGGGCGCTTCATGGTAGTGTCCTGCCCAAACTTGGCCACCTTTTCGGGCGGAAACGAGGCCGGAATGAGCGGCGTCCAGATGGGGCCGGGCGCTACCGAGTTCACCCGGATTTTCTTCTCGGCCAGCTGCTGCGCCATGGAGCGCGTAAAGGCCGTAATAGCGCCTTTGGTTGAGGTGTAATCGACCAGTTGCTGGTTGCCGCGGTAGGCATTGATGCTGGACGTGTTGATGATGCTGTCGCCTTCTTGCATGTGCTTGAGGGCGGCGCGCGTTACCCGCACAAACGAGAAGAAGTTGACCTGAAAAGTGTCTTCCCACTGCTCGTCGTCTACTTCCGTCAGGTCTTCGCTCACGAACTGCTCGGCAGCGTTGTTTACCAGGATATTCAGGCGGCCCAGCTCCTGCACGGTCCGCTCCACCAGCTCGTGACAAAACTGCCGGTCGCGCAAATCGCCGGGAATGGCCAGGCAGCGGCGGCCCTCCTGCTCCACCAACTGGCGGGTTTTGTGGGCATCTGCCTCTTCGCTGGCGAGGTAGGTAATGGCTACGTCGGCGCCCTCGCGGGCGAAGTGCACCGCAATGGAGCGCCCGATGCCCGAGTCGCCGCCCGTAATCAGGGCCACCTTGTCCTTTAGCTTGTCGCTGCCTTTGTAGCCCTCGCGGATGTACTCCGGTTTGGGCGTCATTTCCTGCTCGAGGCCGGGCTGCTGCTCTTGCTGTTGCGGCGGCAGCTGCGTGGGTTTGTTTTCCATAGCGCGTAGTGGTGAGTAACTAAGCCCCAACAAACGCGCCGGGCGGGCCAGGGTTATGGCCGAGCCAGCCCAATAAGTGGCGCCCCTAGGTGCGCAACTTGTGGGGGCAAGGCAAGTGCAGCCGCCTGCGCAGAACTTAACGCCGCTGCCCACTTGTTGGCGTCTTCGGTCTTAACCCCAAGTTTATCAACGTGCTTCGTCGTTTCATCGGGCAGTGCCCGCCTGCCGCCTCCCTCCTGCCGCCAAGCCGTGCTGCGGTTGTTGTTGGCTGGTGGCTGGCGTTGCTGCCGTGCTGGCTGCTGCTTACGGGCAGCCAATCGGCTCCTGCTACTGCCACCATTGCCCCGTTGGCGCTGCGCACCGAGCTGTTGCCGCTGGAGCCGGCGGGTTTTTACGTAGCGCGGGTAATTGATGAGCGTAAAGACCAGCGTGCCGTGGCGTACCTGCTGCCGGCTCCCGACAAGCCCGCTCAGCCCGTGGATTTGCAGGGCGGCGCGGCCACGCTGCGGCGGTTTGTGCAGCAAGGCATAAAGCGCAACGCGACGCTGCGGCCCGTAACGGTGCGCGTGCGCGAGTGCCGCATTACCGAAACGCCCGTTAGTGGCACCAATTGGCTCATCGACGGCAAAGTGATGGTGCACTTGGCGTTTGAGTGGCAACGCAACGGCAAAACCATCCCGCTCACGAGCTACCAGGGCGGGGCGCGCTACCGCCGTACCACCAAGCAACTGGGCATCATCGAGCCGACGCTGCGCCAAAGCCTTGCCGATGCCCTGGGCAATTTCAACGGCTGGATTGCCCAGGCCGCACGCTACGACGAAAAGCTGGCTACCGGGCTGCGCATCAGCGCCACCGACCACACCGCCAACACCGACGCCGACACGCTGTTTTATACCCCCACCCGGCCGCTTACCTACGCCGATTTCCGGGCCCAACCCCGCACCAACGGCGGCCGCTACGGCGGAGCCGTGTTTCCGAGCTTTTCGTACCAGGGCAGCGCCAAGCTTGCCGAGGGCAAAGTGCACGTAACGGTTACCACCAAAGTGTTTGTGGTGCGCAGCGCCTCGTGGCTGGCCCCCACCCACCACGATGCCTACACCCTCAACCACGAGCAACGGCACTTCGACTTGGTAAAGCTGGTGGCCGAGCGCTTCAAGCGTAAGCTCAGCCCCGACAGCATGACCCTTGACAACTACAACGCGCGCATGCAGTTTCAGTACCTGCAATCGTGGTGGGAGATGAACCGCCTGCAGGAGCAATACGACGCCGAAACGGGCGGCGGCCAAAACACCGCGGCGCAAGCGCGCTGGAACCAGCGCATCGAGGCCGAGTTGCGGGCGTTTGGGGTAAGGCCACCCAGCGCAGCGCAGCCCTAGGTGACTTGCAGGCCCAGAGCAGCTCGGCACCGGCCCACAACACCAACGCCCACCTCCGCAGTGCGGAGGTGGGCGTTGGTGTTGTAAACGAGGCGCGGGGTTAGTTTTTCACTTTCACCTGGCCGTCGTCGGCGTCGCGCTTTACTTTGGTGCCGTTGGCGTATTCCACTTTCCGGTCGCCGTCTTTGTCAATTTTTACGGTGGTACCGTTGGCGTACACGATTTTTACCTCGCCGTTTTCGTTTTCGTATTTCACGATGCGGGGCTTGCGCCGGCGGGCCGGGCGCGCAGCGGTTTCGGTGGTGGTAGTGGTGGTAACCGTGGTGGTGCTGGCCGTGCCGGAGTTGGTGCCCGAGCCGTAGTAGCGGCTGCGGTTGGTTTCGTAGGTGCGGTACTGCGCGTCGTCGCTCAAAATGGTGCGCACCTCCGTGTCGGTGTCGGCATCGATTTGGCGGGTGGCGGCGTAGCGGCCTGCCGTATCGGTTTCGTACTGGGCATCCAGGTCGCCGAGGCGCTGGGCGCGGGTGTAGTAGGTATTACGGAAGCGGCGCACTTTGGCCGTGTCGGTTACGCCTAGGTCGGCGCTTACCTGGTCGGCGGTGCGGTTGGCCTGGTCCTGGTAAATGGTCAGGTCGGCGTCGTCATCTACCACCACGGCCGTATCGGCCGAGGGCGTAGCGGCCGCATCCACGGCGGCGGGTTTGTCGCGGTTGCAAGCTGTGCTCAGCGCCAGGGTAGCGGCGCTGGCAAACAGCAATAGGGTATTTTTCATGGTTCGGGGGAAGGCGTTGCGTGAAAATACGGGCCCGGTATGGCCCACGGCTGCTGTACGGCTGAGGTTGATGCACTGTTGCAGCGCCTGTCGGCAGCGAAGCACGCAGCGGTTTGGCTGCCGCCCAACGCGGAGTCTCCTGGCCCCGCTAGCCTATTGCCAAGCTGCCGACTACCTAGGCGCCACACGCCCGCGCAGTTTGTTGCTCAAGCACCTGAAAGCGCGGCGTTATCGATTCGCTGCGCAGGGCCATCTTTGCCCATGATTGCAACCGATGCTTTTGCCGAGTTTCCGGAGCTGCGCACCGCCGAGCTGCGGCTTCGCGCCCTAACCCCCGCCGATTTGGAGGCCGTGCGCCCCATCACGTTCTACGACGGGCAACCGGCCGCTACCTTGGCCCAGGCGCAACGCATGCTGGCCCGCATCGCCGACGACTACCGCAACCACCAAACCATTCATTGGGCCGTAGCGCTGGCCAGCTCCGATCAGTTGGTGGGCACCTGCGGATTTTACCGGGGCTTTGCCGAAGCGTGCGGCGAAATCGGCTACGTGCTGCGCCCCGAGTACCGCGGCCACGGCTTGATGACGCAAGCCGTGCGGGCTGTTTGCGCTTTCGGATTTGAACAACTGCAGCTGCGCCAAATCGAAGCGTACACCGAGCTCGACAACACGGCCTCGCAGCGGCTGCTGGCGCGCGCCCACTTTGCCCCTGCTTGCTCCGATGTGCCCGGCCTGCTCCGCTACGTGCTGCTTGGGGCCGAAGCCCACCGCCGCACCTAGGGGCATGGGCTTGCTTTGCCAGCCAGCTTCCTAGGTGCCGGCAAGAAAGTTTGGGCGGCGGGGCAACGGCTTGCCAAGTTGCTGCATCTGGCGCATTATCAACCCAACTTTTATCGTCTTATGCGCACCGCACTTCTCTTTCGCACGCTGGCCGTGGCGGCCTTGGTAGTTTCTGCACAAGCGGTGGCGCTGGCCCAAGGCCCGCTGCGGCAAGTAAACTCATTTGAGCGGGTAAGCGCCAGCGGCGCCGTAAATGTGGTGTTGCGCCAAGCCGCGGCCCAAGAAGTGCGCGTGGAGGCCCGCCCCGAAGTGGCAGCTCGCGTGCGCACCGAAGTTGCGAACGGCACGCTGCGCATCTACCGCGAACCGGGCAACAGCTGGGGCTCGTCGATGACCCGCAGCAAAGACGACCAGGTGACGGTGTACGTTACGGCTCCCGCCTTTACGGGCGTGGAGGTAAGCGGCGCCAGCGACCTGAAAGCCAGCTCGCCCA includes the following:
- a CDS encoding DUF5723 family protein, whose amino-acid sequence is MNLLAPRLLGGALLLLLPELAAAQSSFNLSRSNYSGLGGAAWNPATLADNRYKFQLKLIGVDVHATNTAYRYSGDWHLLSRDVPMEFNNNTLEPRPTDKPKLFSVGMNLRGPGLMVRLNERNSVAISSRVRVAFQGNRVSPVLLQNAVDEFKTKARFDNNTFNLNLNAFAEWNASYARVVFDEGPHFLKAGLTAKRLLGVASAYLQSRDLDYEVVTRTAATGDSTLRVHNLDGAFGYSNADAFEDFEAGDAQRWLAPSNAPGSGWGADLGVVYEYRPDDPAQYRYVDKKGVTRTDHSRSKYLYRVSVAITDLGSINYKDAVAYNNIKAKNLGVSESDIEGIDADNFDQRFERVLQTGRYQKETRFGAALPTALNIDVDYRLVPRVYLNAAISQGLRSTYAAGMRHFSFASVAPRLEMKWLEVSTPVSLINNYQTLTYGLNLRLGPLSVGSNDLAGLLSAKPYGTNAYVELSLLSLTNKRPKNKKPKAGKPVPSAAPAQI
- a CDS encoding SDR family oxidoreductase, with amino-acid sequence MENKPTQLPPQQQEQQPGLEQEMTPKPEYIREGYKGSDKLKDKVALITGGDSGIGRSIAVHFAREGADVAITYLASEEADAHKTRQLVEQEGRRCLAIPGDLRDRQFCHELVERTVQELGRLNILVNNAAEQFVSEDLTEVDDEQWEDTFQVNFFSFVRVTRAALKHMQEGDSIINTSSINAYRGNQQLVDYTSTKGAITAFTRSMAQQLAEKKIRVNSVAPGPIWTPLIPASFPPEKVAKFGQDTTMKRPGQPSEVGPCYVFLASDDASYITGQALHPNGGEILNT
- a CDS encoding T-complex 10 C-terminal domain-containing protein, with protein sequence MKNTLLLFASAATLALSTACNRDKPAAVDAAATPSADTAVVVDDDADLTIYQDQANRTADQVSADLGVTDTAKVRRFRNTYYTRAQRLGDLDAQYETDTAGRYAATRQIDADTDTEVRTILSDDAQYRTYETNRSRYYGSGTNSGTASTTTVTTTTTTETAARPARRRKPRIVKYENENGEVKIVYANGTTVKIDKDGDRKVEYANGTKVKRDADDGQVKVKN
- a CDS encoding GNAT family N-acetyltransferase, with the protein product MIATDAFAEFPELRTAELRLRALTPADLEAVRPITFYDGQPAATLAQAQRMLARIADDYRNHQTIHWAVALASSDQLVGTCGFYRGFAEACGEIGYVLRPEYRGHGLMTQAVRAVCAFGFEQLQLRQIEAYTELDNTASQRLLARAHFAPACSDVPGLLRYVLLGAEAHRRT
- a CDS encoding aldehyde dehydrogenase family protein, which gives rise to MPVSVAPARATIAPDAAALQRLFSLQKGRSEALRRESAAERIRRLQRLHDWITQHRDDIRAALYSDFRKPATETDVTEIYATQAEIRHAIKHLRQWMRPRRVGTPLALLGTNSWVQYEPKGVCLVMAPWNYPFYLAIGPLVSALAAGNCCIVKPSEITPGVAALIARLVTEVFDPAEVSVVEGDKDVATALLQLPFDHIFFTGSPQVGKIVMRAAAEHLASVTLELGGKSPAVIDDTADLRDAAEKLVWGKCINAGQTCVAPDYLLVHERVKDQLIEEIRQVLNRFYDAQGRGVAQSDSFARIVNGNHFRRLARLLEDAQQRGATIAVGGSVDHAQCFIEPTVLLNAPSDSAVMQEEIFGPLLPVQTFGNLMEAVDFINARPHPLAMYVFTRNAENQRYLLGHVPAGGACVNDTIVHLGHPELPFGGFGNSGIGRAHGHYGFVAFSNEKAVLQQRVGKTGIKMFYPPYTERVHKMVGWLLKFL
- a CDS encoding head GIN domain-containing protein; the protein is MRTALLFRTLAVAALVVSAQAVALAQGPLRQVNSFERVSASGAVNVVLRQAAAQEVRVEARPEVAARVRTEVANGTLRIYREPGNSWGSSMTRSKDDQVTVYVTAPAFTGVEVSGASDLKASSPIQADKFSIRVSGASDVTLQLNAQSLLANASGASDIRLTGQVAQQEVQVSGSSDYRAYELKSQKATVQASGASDAYVYVDGNLQARSSGASDVHYKGRARVAQ
- a CDS encoding GNAT family N-acetyltransferase; translated protein: MDTTLLLQGQMVTLRPLTPADKELFYQWAVRSDATPYIFGPDQGAQVPSWEELFGDYLPHYFDSSAPNLGQSFGIEVNGQPIGQINYDEIDPLDNSTELDIWIASNTDTGRGYGTDALNTLVEYLFEQLGVEVCTIVPAASNTRAIRTYEKAGFTLAREVVHNQVRWLHMERRCTT